CATTAATGAGGACATCAAGGCCTTGGCCTATTTCAAGGAAAAGGGCGTGCAGATTGAGTACTTAAGCCCTGAAATTCAGAAGGAATTGGCCAAAGAGGCGGATAAGCTTCTTGATGAGAAAGCGGCAAAAGATCCGTTTTTTGCTAAAGTGCTTAAGTCCCAGCGGGATTTCAGGGCAGGGTATGCCAATTATAAGAAGCTGATGACTCCTGCCTACGAATAGATCATAAAAAAAGGTTTAAAGAATCCGGTGAAATGCCGGATTCTTTGTTAAAAAAGATGTTTTTTAAAATCATAGATACCATCAGTGAAACCACAGGTCGCTTGATCTCCTGTCTAGTCATCATACTGACTTTAATTTTGAGTTATGAGATCGTGGCCCGTTATGTATTCGGTGCCCCCACCAAATGGGTGTTTGACACAAGCTATATGCTTGGCGGCACCTTTTTTCTCATGGGGGAAGCCTTTACTCTGAAGCACAAACAGCATGTGCGCATTGACATCCTGTACGGCCGGTTTTCCAAAAGAACCCGGGCCGCCATTGATGTGTTTTTCTATCTGGTGCTGTTCTTCCCTTTGTGGATCGGTATTTTGTATGCATTGATTCCCTACGTGGCCTTTTCCTGGGAAATGAGTGAAAAATCCATGCAGGGATACTGGCAGCCGGTGATCTACCCGTTTAAAACGGTGATGCCCATCGGCGTGGGGCTGTTTTTGCTCCAGGGCCTGGCGGAATTTTGCCGCAGCCTTCTAATTCTCATCAAGGGCGAAAATGCCCCCGGCCAGGTAAAGGAGGCATAACCCATGGATGCATTTATGACACCTGAAATTTTGGTGCTTCTGATGTTTGGCACCCTGTTTGTCGGCATTTTTCTCGGGTTCCCCACCGCCTTTGTCCTGGGGGGCGTGGCCATGCTCTTCGGCTTTGTGGATATGGGGCCCGATATTTTCGGGCTGTTCATCACCCGCCTTTTTGGTTTGATGAAAAACTATACGCTTTTGGCGGTTCCCCTGTTTTTATTCATGGGGGTCTTTATGGAAAAATCCGGGGTGGCCCAGCGGCTGTTCCAGGCCATGCACCTGTTGTGGGGCGGCATGCGCGGCGGCCTTGGTATCAGCACCATTGCCATCTGCGCGTTGTTTGCAGCCGCCACAGGCGTGGTCGGGGCATCCGAGGTCACCATTGGTTTGATGGCCCTGCCGGCTATGTTCTCAAAATCCTATGACAAATCCCTTGCCTGCGGCAGTGTGTGTGCCGGTGGCACCTTGGGTATTTTGATTCCGCCCAGCATCATGATCATCCTTTACGGACCCATTGCACGGATTTCGGTGGGCAAGCTTTTCCTGGGCACCCTAGTGCCTGGCATCCTGCTGGCTGCACTGTATATGATTTACATTGCCGTCCGATGCTATTTCAGACCCCAGGACGGACCGCCCATGCCCAAGGAAGAGCGCAACGTGCCGGTGTCAAAGAAGCTATGGTTGCTGGCTACATCGGTGCTGCCTCCGGCCATGCTCATCTTTGCCGTTCTTGGATCAATATTTTTCGGCATTGCTGCGGTTACTGAAGCAGCTGCGGTGGGTGTTGTGGCAAGTATCCTCCTGGCGGCTTGTTACAGACAGCTGACCTATGCGACCTTAAAAGAAGCGTGTATCCAAACATTGACCATCACTTCAATGATCCTGATGATCGCCATTGGGGCGGCATTTTTCTCTTCTGTTTTTGTGGCGTTAGGCGGAGATGATGTAATTTCAAGTCTGTTTTTAAACCTGCCCTTCGGCAAATGGGGTATTTTGATCACCATCATGCTGTTACTGGTTGTCGTGGGCATGTTTATCGACTGGATGGGGATTGTCTTCATCATTGTGCCGCTGATCTCTCCCATCGGCCTTGAACTGGGGTTTGACCCCATCTGGTTTGCCGTCATGGTTATGGTGAATCTGCAGATCTCCTTTCTGACGCCGCCCTTTGCCTATTCCATTTTTTATTTGAAAGGGATCACGCCGCCGGATGTTAAAACAACAGATATTTACAAAGGTGTGCTGCCCTTTGTGGGGCTTCAGATTCTGGCCCTGCTTTTATGCGCGGCATTTCCCTTTTTGATCACATGGCTGCCTGCCCACCTGATTCATTAGTGTTTGGACGCAAAGTCACCCATCTGCGGCGTTACAAAAAATATTTGAAATCCTCACATACACAAGTATGCTCCGGTTTCAAATTTTTTGGTGCCTTGCATCTGGGCAACTTGTCGTCCAAACAAGGTTTTCGTTCAGGCACTAAATAGAACAGATAATTAAAAAATACGTGAGGATTAATTGAATGGCACATGCAACTTTATTTATCCAGTGCATTGTGGACGGCATGTATCCGGAAGTGGGAGAGGCCATGGTCCGGCTTTTTCAGCGCCTGGGCATCACCATGGATTACCCGGAGAACCAGACCTGCTGCGGCCAGCCCTCGTTCAACTCCGGATACCGTAAAGAAGCGGCCAAGGCAGCCAAGCACTATATTGAGACTTTTGAGAACGCAGGCACCATTGTCTGCCCATCGGGCTCCTGTGTTGCCATGGTCCGCAACCACTATCCCGAATTGTTCGAAGACGAACCGGGATGGCGAAAAAGGGCTGAACGTGTGGGTAAACGAACCTTTGAACTCACCGAATACCTGGTGGATGTTCTGGGCATTAAAGATACCGGCGCCTATTTTAACGGTAAGGTGACCTACCACGACTCCTGTCATCTCAACCGCCACCTCGGGGTTTCATCCCAGCCCCGGGAGCTGATCAACCGGGTGAATGGCTTAACCTTTGTGGAGATGAAAAATTCGGATAAATGCTGTGGGTTCGGCGGCGCATTTTCAACCAAGTATCCTGATATTTCCACAGCCATGGTCAAGGAAAAGGTTCAAAACATTCTTGATTCCGGGGCGGATGCCGTTGTGGGGTGCGAT
This window of the uncultured Desulfobacter sp. genome carries:
- a CDS encoding (Fe-S)-binding protein, which encodes MAHATLFIQCIVDGMYPEVGEAMVRLFQRLGITMDYPENQTCCGQPSFNSGYRKEAAKAAKHYIETFENAGTIVCPSGSCVAMVRNHYPELFEDEPGWRKRAERVGKRTFELTEYLVDVLGIKDTGAYFNGKVTYHDSCHLNRHLGVSSQPRELINRVNGLTFVEMKNSDKCCGFGGAFSTKYPDISTAMVKEKVQNILDSGADAVVGCDMGCLMNIQGYLNRHNYPVKVMHIAQLLAGEKGDAA
- a CDS encoding TRAP transporter small permease subunit encodes the protein MPDSLLKKMFFKIIDTISETTGRLISCLVIILTLILSYEIVARYVFGAPTKWVFDTSYMLGGTFFLMGEAFTLKHKQHVRIDILYGRFSKRTRAAIDVFFYLVLFFPLWIGILYALIPYVAFSWEMSEKSMQGYWQPVIYPFKTVMPIGVGLFLLQGLAEFCRSLLILIKGENAPGQVKEA
- a CDS encoding TRAP transporter large permease subunit gives rise to the protein MDAFMTPEILVLLMFGTLFVGIFLGFPTAFVLGGVAMLFGFVDMGPDIFGLFITRLFGLMKNYTLLAVPLFLFMGVFMEKSGVAQRLFQAMHLLWGGMRGGLGISTIAICALFAAATGVVGASEVTIGLMALPAMFSKSYDKSLACGSVCAGGTLGILIPPSIMIILYGPIARISVGKLFLGTLVPGILLAALYMIYIAVRCYFRPQDGPPMPKEERNVPVSKKLWLLATSVLPPAMLIFAVLGSIFFGIAAVTEAAAVGVVASILLAACYRQLTYATLKEACIQTLTITSMILMIAIGAAFFSSVFVALGGDDVISSLFLNLPFGKWGILITIMLLLVVVGMFIDWMGIVFIIVPLISPIGLELGFDPIWFAVMVMVNLQISFLTPPFAYSIFYLKGITPPDVKTTDIYKGVLPFVGLQILALLLCAAFPFLITWLPAHLIH